The DNA segment TTTTGTATTTTAGGTTGGCGACTATTTTTGGCTTGTATTGTTTTTTGTTGTTCAGATAAACAGATGGTATGCATGTTCAAATATTGTATCTGCACTCATTGCTCTGGGTTATTAATTTCGTCTGTTGTTTCTTTGAGCTTTTGTGAATGATGATCGAAACTCAATTGTTGCTTGCAGTTTTCGCTAACGCTTTTTTGTCCCTTGTTATGTGTTAAGCCAACTTAAATGTATTAATTACACACAATGGCACCCCATGCTATACACAATACATTCAACATAAAGAATTTTGCTTCTCTCCGTTTGTCTCTATTCTAGCAGTATCAACAATTGCTGCACATTAACCTATCAAGTTGTGAGGATAGGAGGAAGATACTCCGATCTTGTGCCAAGGACACGAGCTTTGGTGTCCGGGAAGAATTCAAACCCTGCTAGTGCTGTTATCTCTCCAtaatttgagatatgaactgggTAACTAAGAAGATGACTAGAAAGGTCTTCTTGAAATGTTTCACTGGAGTACATTTTCCAGTTTTCATCTGCAATTTCATTAACATTTCGCACGCATTCAAGACTTTCTGGGTGAAGAAATGAGTCTGCCTCTCGCAGGAGGTGCTCACTCCACAAGGCCATCCTGAAGCCAAAAATCTGACCCCTGGCAGGCTTCACCCTGTTGGCTAGGTGATGAGGTTGGAATGCTCCCATAGCTATCTCAGTGTCACGTCCCCCGTccattgatctttgattgatgtTTGCAGATCCAATGATTATATATTCATCATCAACTGTTGatggtttcaaaaaaaaaaaacatcaacaGTTGATCAATACATTTGGATATGCTTATTTGGTATTAAAGAAATTATGTTGCATGTAGTGGGCAATGTGATTCGCATACCTATCATCATTTTTGCATGAACGTATATCATGAAACGCCTAGACTGCTGAGCTCTACTATAATTTGTATCAGGATCAGGTTTCTCTGGTGGTGTGTATTCTCCAGCCATGGTCACTTCTCGGTTTCCAAGACAAAAGAATGTCAAGTAATCCCTAAGGTTCACATTACTAATCCCCTTAGCTTGTAAAGCAGCAGAGATATCAGTATACATCATCTCCATTGTCCTCCTCTGCCAATCCAAGATGGCCTGAACCGATCCACTCTCAGGTATGCCTTCTGGCCACATTGGAATCACAATGTACACTGTAAATCGCTCATTTGCCTGGATCTTACTCACTATCTTTAATGATAGCTCCTTGGGTATGAGGTGTAACGCATTGATATCCTCAATTTTGATGTCTCTTGACTTTTTCCAATCAAATGAGCTGCCAAGAAAATACTGATTTTCAATGTATATGAAGTTGTTTGCTCGACGAATAACGTTGATGTATGCATCTTGTATGCTGCGATCAATCACATTATCCTTCCCACTGACCAGTCCTTTTTCTGATGCTTCCTCTGGTTTTTCAGGAAAACCAAAGGCTGCTCCACCATCAATTGATCTAAATATTTGGACATTCCAGGTTTCAGGGTCTGCGGTTGTGGTGATGTTTGTCGGGGGTAGGATGAACCTATCCAACTCTTTGAGTGAATAAATGTACTGGTTCCCCACTTGTTTTCTCCACCTCTGCTCGAAATTGTACAGCACGTCCCAAGCCACTGGCCCTTCAAGTCGACAGTGAACATCGTGCCAGGGCTCTCTTGGACCCCCTTTTCTGATTGATGATCCTGGAAAGTTTGGTTGGTGAAAATCATCATGATGAATGGAGTCCAAGGTCCTAAAAAGGGAGTGACTTCTTGTGTCGTATCGCCCATCACAGAGATCTATGCCACCAACAAAACTAACTATCCTTCTCTTCTGAGACCTCTCTCCCGTTGCTTCACTGTCTACTACAACTGTTTTCTGGTGGTGTGTAAACAAGGTGGAAACCTGAAACCCCTGGAAACTGCTGTTCCCGTCGTCAGGGTTTCTGGGGCACAACACACAACGCACATTAGTATTCTGAAAGTAGTCCTTTGTTTCTTGATCATGCGTGGCCATTAAACCATCCTTCTTCAGTTCCCTGACGGAAGTCCTGTCATCCCAAACAAGCATAAGAACAATAACACCTTCATCCGCTTTTTTCTTCAGCAATTCTCCAAGAATCACGTTCCCTTCAGGCTTTTGCCTATTCGGGTCCCTTATCAGAGTGATTTTTGTGTAAACCGACCACCCGGTTATGTAAATCAAGTGTTGGGCATTGCTGATAGCATCAAACATGTCTTCCCAACATCTTTGAGGCTCATAATACCCGTTGGAGCTCAGGAACTGTGTGATATTATCATCGAGCACGTGGGCATCCGGATACAGTGAAATCTTACAGCCCTGTCTCTGCCTGAAGAAAGTGTAAGGCACCCCTCCGAATGCCGGTGTGCTGATTCCTTGAGACCAGTTACTTTGTTCAGTGGCGTTAAAATACTGGAGTTGTACATGGATTCTTGAACCTCCATTGATAGGATTTCCATCTTCATCCAGTATTTGAATCCATCTATCCACCGGTGTTCCAGTCATGAGTTCCTCAACAGGTAGATAAGCTCTACCAATTAGTGTTGCTCCAAGAGGATTATCATCTTTGACGGTGAAAATTACGTTGGAAATGGTGTGAGCACAATAGATGCGAAAATGCTCGTACCATCGCGGATTTGAAGGCTCGTTTTCGATCATTCTCGTCCGCCCCACCCTCGCCCTTCCTAAATCCACGGTGGCATATAGTCTTGAACCAGCCACctgtttgaattgaattatgCACACTTATAAATTTGATATCAACATGTATGTTGATACATAAACATGAAATGGTTCAGAAGTAGAACCTCAGGCCGGCAAAGCACCAGTTTCTTGAACTGGGATAAGAATCTTTTGGTCGTTTTTTGTGGACTTCCGGTCTTGAGGAGGCCGCCGCCGCACCGGAGAATATATTGATAAAACGCATTAGGAATATACAAATATACTTGTAGCTAATATTGTGTGAGGAAGCCAACATGCCAAAAgctctttgttttttttaaaaaaatgtctttcttgaaaaattcaatGTTCGGCGACAAAcgttgttttaaaaaaaatatttttttagaaactaGAATTTTTGGTTTCTACATCTACgtgtatttaaaaataaaaataaaaacactttttaatatttattcaaacgtcaaaattgtttattttttttaaaaagtaaaaacacttaaaaaagATAAacctatttattttttttagactATAGTCTATAGTTTCCGCACTATAAAAGTTAGAAACTACACGAAATGAGTGTAAGAGATCGAGTCTAGAAGAGGAAACTAATTTGTTAGTGcgaacaaaatatatataccgCGCCACATAATTGGAACCCGCATCCGCCACCATCTAATTTATCAGCCTCGTATATGGTTGCATGAAGAATCCCATGGAGCAAACGTGGAGTCATGATTTGATAATCTGTAATAATTATTAGTGCCAAAAAAACTAGCTAGTAATATAATGTATATTATCAATTATGTAATAACAACGTTATAGTTATTTTGTTGCAACAAAAAGAAGACGGACCTGCGGATCAAAATGGCCACCAATTCAACTTGTTCATTGAGAAAAAACAAAACTTAAATAAGCTAACAAAGTCATATGGTCACGTACGTACGTAGGTAGAAGAATCTAACAAATATTTACTTTTGTTTGAagaaagaaatatgtgttaCTTTTTGGTGATTGTTTAGAATATACGTGCATATTTATAAGAGAAATTCGCATTCTTAATCGTGTAACTTTCTTGTGAATTTGGTCATCTCCACATTGTGAAATTGCAGTCTTAGACTcttagttcaatattttttttttcatgcgtTGAAGTGAGACGCTAGTAGTGTCATATCAATATTTTCGTTTAAATATGACTCAAATTACCAAAATTCAGACAAAATACAAAACTAAAATAGAAATTTAACGATATAAAGAACTTAAAtcgcaaaaataaaaataaaaaaacagccaagataaaatttattttctttgttaATTAATGGTAGTACCGGACTTGCAAGAAATCAATATATACGGTGAGAAAGAATGAGAATGGAGGTAATATTGCAGAATATTGAGTAGGGAACGTACAAAGCAAAGTCTAATGGAAAGTTGAATGACAATGGCTAGCTAGCTTCGGACTTGGGTTTTTATTTATCTAGTTTGGGGGTTTATGTTCTGCCGTTTCTATGTTATTATGGTTTTTAATTATAATGTGGGATACACAAAATTTGAAtgtctaataattttttttttgaaaaaaaaaattcacaaaactATACCCTTATTTTAGTAGGGTAATaccatatatataaaatccagaaaacttaatcaaaacagtatGCTACACTTTGCACTACATATATTAGACTTACACGCATGATTAAATTAAAATCTTTTTTACTATTATTACTAACTATATGTAAAAAATAATGTTAATAGGATCATTCAAAATTATACCAGAGTAAGTGAGTAACAAGTACTGACATATGTTTTAGTACAAACATATTTAATTAATCGTCtgaattatataataattaagaACCTTTCATGATTAAATaagaaaaattgcaattttggtcgtttatgtttgtcactttgcgattttgatccTCTATGTtatcatatttcagttttagtcctgtatattttgatttttggcaatttcagtcctttttattcgaacATGATTGcgtgacactatacacgtcagctccacatcagcactgtatTGGTGCCACATTAGCGCCATAtcagaaaaaggactaaaattgccaaaaaaataaagatagcggactaaaattaaaatatgaaaatacagaggaccaaaatcgcaaagttacaaacatataggactaaaaaatcaattttcactGATTAAATATTAGCGAGCAAGTGATCAATATCATTCTCAATATGTTATATATACAATGAAGATTTTATTAGtcttttgaaattataaaattatgtctgcattttatttctttttaaaaaatattcaaaaatacatttatgacaattttataattcaaATGCAATTTATTAATCCAGTATGTAACTctatttacatatataaattttttcttgTTGCCAACACACgcgattatatatattttatgtggATATAACAATCAAGATCTTTATTTATGTTAAATTACGACtgagggtgtttggctaaacttattaaaaacaacttataaactCTAGCAACATACTGttttaggagcttataagctgtcaggtcttattttaaaaataatatgtgAAAATGTTTggatgaatttattttaaacaactttagatgttgatatgtttggtgctataagatctttttattgtcaaagtTACTAAAAAAGGTATAATACTATGAAAGTAatgtaaataataatatattttccaaaaaaaattttaaattatcatacgttaaaacatatttttaaaaaataaaaatatttttaattttagtttagaaaaaaaattgataaattatgtacAAAAAATGTGTAGAGGGCATGGCATGGTGACAATTTAATAGAATATATGATACTATGGAGaagcaaaatatcaaaataagacttttcttaaaaaataagggtgttcatattttttaaaaaaacaccttataagctgtttgaaaAAAAGTTGTCAAACAAATTTGAAGAGCTTATAAGGtctaaaacaacttataaattGTTTTCAAGAGCGCGGAGCTAGACTTTCGGTTCAGTGTAGGCAATAATatactataattaataaaaaaaacatcagTCAATCGACGACTAGAAATAATGTATCTTAAAGTTCAATCATAAGCTACACAAGGTCAGAAGCACTTGTTAATTGTCGAGAAAACATTGTAAAAAAGATGAAGAACAACACGTACAAAATCCGCAATTTAAAAAATCTGATCGAAAATATAAACTCTACATTTCGAGAAATAAGCATAACATCATTCTCGATTGCAAAAAAACacaatatgtatatatatatatacatatatatatatatataatgaataattgaaaaactttgaaggaaaaaaaattgaacctaaaatttggtgaaatcatatattttgtatataaTAAGAATGATGAACCATTAAGTAATATGAGTTGAAATTATTGTTAATCAAAATGTACTAAACTTGTGAGAAGAAAACATTGGATAAAAAGTTATAGACCGTGTACCCAAACAATATATAGAACTAAAATTTAGATCTAAAATTATAAAAGGACAAaacaattatattattttgcttgttttttggatttaaaaattatttatatatatatatagagttttttttaaGTGTCCACCTTTAATGCCCACcatcatgcccaccaatgatgtgacactattctattggatgtgataaattgtaggtccaatagaataatttcacatcattggtgggcatggtagtgggcatgataggtgagcacttgaaaaaaactctatatatatatataccttttttttttcccagtGTGGGCATGCTGGGCTTGCTCCGCCGGTGAAGCTACGTCAAACATCTTATATACAAATAAGATCTTAATGGTGGTGATACCATCTCTCCCATTTTGAAAAAGAGGGATCCTTTAATCCTTTtcttaataatattaataagaatAATAGTAGTAGTAAAGATTGTTAAAAGTCTCGGGGGTGATACGATCTCTCccatttttaataataataataataacaatatatagaatgataaaaataatatttaaagagGAAAATGttctaaattaaatatatacgtATACATACTCTAGTACTACTCTCATTTACAAATTAAAATTCGGGTGATAAATGATTTGTTACAACAGGGGATGTGACATATTTCTTTTGAGAAAACGTATCAAAATTTAGGCGATTGGGCGTTTGCATTCTTTTGGGTGGTCCAGAAGAAAAAGGGAAGAAAAAGGTGAGCAAACACATGATTTGACAGTATAGTTGTATTAAGTGGGAGTGGTTATGAACATTATAGTTCAGTAATTGCAGTGTAGGTGTGAGCTTTCAATGCCTTCCTCAAAATTCCACCACCGACtctctctaaaaaaaaaaaaagcaagtgCTAGCTCTTTAATTTATACCACTACATGCATTGCAGACTATTCCAACTCTCTCATCTTTAAATATAAACTCGTACTTGTGATTCGCCCCGTCCAGTTCAAAATGGGAGTACCCAACAAGTTCAGAGGCGTCCGCCAGCGCCAGTGGGGCTCTTGGGTGTCTGAGATTCGCCACCCTTTACtgtaataatatatattcatCTCCTCTAGCTAGCTccacatatattatatatatatatatatatataatattcttcGTTCGGATGAGTCGATGCGGGCAACGGGGCACTGCCCATCTGCCAACATCAATGGTAGCAAAAAAGAGTCTATGCTACCACATGGACACTGCTCGGAGATCCGACGGGCCAATTTTTTTTGCATTTCACATGTTCACAAAGACatcagaaattaaaaaaaaaaaaaaaaaaaaaaaaacaaccatCGATGTACTAGCATAGACTCTCTCATGGTGGTAGATCAATTTGCAGATCAAATCAATTGATCTGCCACCGTCCAACTGCCCTTCGGGTAACAGCATCATGAACTCATCCCTTGGTTACTATACCCTAATTTACGTGTTGTGTAATTTGCATGCAGAAAGAAGAGGATATGGCTGGGGACTTTCGAGACGGCGGAAGCGGCGGCGCGAGCGTACGACGAAGCGGCCGTGTTGTTGAGCGGGCAGAAGGCGAAGACCAACTTCCCCATAATGCAGCGACCCATTAGAAACGACGTCGATGGGAATGAAGATTCGGGTCAGGATCAAGAGCGGTATAACTACTATTCTCAGCTAGGAGCTAAGCTCAGGAGAAGCTGCTGCAAGGACTCAGCGGCTCCCTCCATCACTTGTTTGAGGCTGGACAACGACAATTCCAAGATCGGCGTTTGGCAGAAGCAAGCCGGCCGGGGCTCGCCGTCCAAATGGGTCATGAAAGTCGAGCTACTCAAACACATGACCGATGATAATTCAGCTTCGCCTCATGATCATCATCATCGTGATCATGTGATTATGGACGAAGAGCAGAAAGTTGCAGCGCAAATGGTGGAAGAGCTTCTTGGAGATCAAAGAATATTTCTGTAAATGGCCGCTAGctccatttatatatatatatatttacccCTCCACCGAATAAGCAGTAGCGGCTGATGATactaatattaattatatatcagacatatatatacaattatAACGTAACTATGTATGTATGAATATATTACTCTTATGTATTTGGTCATTAATCGTGGATGCTAAGGTTCTGGCCTCAAGGCATTGAGACATGCACATTCATCTTCACTAGTTAAAGTAACCgaaattaattgtatttgtgACGTTTTATTCTATATAGCTAGGTACTGCGCGCAATTGTGACGATTCTACCAATATTTCatgaacatatatataaaagtttcATCTTCAAGCACTGAGTTCTGTTTATATTATAAGATGATATTTTTTGTTATATAGAAAGTGTGTTAAGATATTATGGCTACGTTTTCTATCATCTTTTTCAGGTTGGTGACGAGAAATTGATTCCtttctaaatatatatatatattggaaaATCATAAAGTGCTGTATGTTGTATTACTTGAGGTTGTGCTTGAATTAATAGTATTTCAAACTCATTGACTTAGTTTGGATATTAGCAAAATTgaactgatttttttttaaagaggtgTTGGAGTATATATAGAGGTAACGATTGGGCAGTAGTTATGAGTTTGATTATTCTTATTAATATCGTCTTGTGCGAGCCTGTCGCACGGAATTTTTCCAATATGGTTTAACTAGATAGCATGATTTGTAAGTTATTACATTAACTCGAGGATTTACTAATGCGCACATAAAAGATAACGGAGGTAGGTTTTCatgtcataaaaaaataaagtaaatttCAAATCCCACCATAACATGCTATGCAGTTTTCAGTAGTTATTGTGACGGACAGGGCCGTTTCTATTTGGAGGCAGAAGAGTTGTCCGACTCGGACCCATTTTTTTTGGGGcccataattttgaaaaaaattattatataaaagtgtaaattgatccaatataaattaattattcttggattttttcattcatatcacatgaaattattttttctctGCCTACTGCCTAATATaaacttttttattatttttgggcctattgataaatttatttatgaagtttATTATTCCTAGGTctcttgataatttttttcaaatataaattattttttccgtacccaatataaacaaaaaaccttttttattccctaaatttattatatagtaTAATTTGAccaatataaaaacatattttcttACTCATAGGGGTTGTTCTGATATTAATGAGGACGATTTATTTTCGGAGTTGCCATTCTTGAAGTTCTCATTATCAAGAGAAACAAAATCGGCAATGGATGTAGTGAATTATTTGAAAAGATATATGGATATTTATCAAATGCTCACATTGCTTACAAAATCTTGTTGACTGTGTTTTTTACGGGCAAAACATCTCAAACTTAAAGCTCTTCAAAACATTTTCTGAATAAACCATGTCATAAGGAAAGATTGAATGAATTGGTTATGCTattaattgagaaaaaaattccTGAACAATTTGATCAATATTGTTAGTTCTAAACTGTTACACGAGT comes from the Henckelia pumila isolate YLH828 chromosome 1, ASM3356847v2, whole genome shotgun sequence genome and includes:
- the LOC140884171 gene encoding ethylene-responsive transcription factor WIN1-like, producing the protein MGVPNKFRGVRQRQWGSWVSEIRHPLLKKRIWLGTFETAEAAARAYDEAAVLLSGQKAKTNFPIMQRPIRNDVDGNEDSGQDQERYNYYSQLGAKLRRSCCKDSAAPSITCLRLDNDNSKIGVWQKQAGRGSPSKWVMKVELLKHMTDDNSASPHDHHHRDHVIMDEEQKVAAQMVEELLGDQRIFL
- the LOC140876044 gene encoding phospholipase D alpha 1-like, whose product is MTPRLLHGILHATIYEADKLDGGGCGFQLCGATGSPQKTTKRFLSQFKKLVLCRPEVAGSRLYATVDLGRARVGRTRMIENEPSNPRWYEHFRIYCAHTISNVIFTVKDDNPLGATLIGRAYLPVEELMTGTPVDRWIQILDEDGNPINGGSRIHVQLQYFNATEQSNWSQGISTPAFGGVPYTFFRQRQGCKISLYPDAHVLDDNITQFLSSNGYYEPQRCWEDMFDAISNAQHLIYITGWSVYTKITLIRDPNRQKPEGNVILGELLKKKADEGVIVLMLVWDDRTSVRELKKDGLMATHDQETKDYFQNTNVRCVLCPRNPDDGNSSFQGFQVSTLFTHHQKTVVVDSEATGERSQKRRIVSFVGGIDLCDGRYDTRSHSLFRTLDSIHHDDFHQPNFPGSSIRKGGPREPWHDVHCRLEGPVAWDVLYNFEQRWRKQVGNQYIYSLKELDRFILPPTNITTTADPETWNVQIFRSIDGGAAFGFPEKPEEASEKGLVSGKDNVIDRSIQDAYINVIRRANNFIYIENQYFLGSSFDWKKSRDIKIEDINALHLIPKELSLKIVSKIQANERFTVYIVIPMWPEGIPESGSVQAILDWQRRTMEMMYTDISAALQAKGISNVNLRDYLTFFCLGNREVTMAGEYTPPEKPDPDTNYSRAQQSRRFMIYVHAKMMIVDDEYIIIGSANINQRSMDGGRDTEIAMGAFQPHHLANRVKPARGQIFGFRMALWSEHLLREADSFLHPESLECVRNVNEIADENWKMYSSETFQEDLSSHLLSYPVHISNYGEITALAGFEFFPDTKARVLGTRSEYLPPILTT